In Drosophila teissieri strain GT53w chromosome 2R, Prin_Dtei_1.1, whole genome shotgun sequence, the following proteins share a genomic window:
- the LOC122615130 gene encoding little elongation complex subunit 1 yields the protein MNLDEFSDFNIDQLLGPTGPLQDGLVAPYKQVPLPRINQDVRAKRSRLAERIAQNDELIRQVKQLQAQNKQLADLQRTAQEVTDLYQKEKQQRSELEKRAKQIGERCGQLEKELDAQVGNCENLQEQLQMRGLPVDAKDVLSILMQLAQRLGDDCGLLRRDQNIMKKLKEHCKTIDVSVPTPKSPNPRNKRKGHQPGVNQSTQTDEEAAKVKPVLCSVAVQVEGLIETRNQGTQHKNTTTTRGTTTASFIKHQDVGTCFPEPKPLPNIRQILDEMLSWRADIVIEPMSPLSDLQQELELEDIPVKASVATCTTLCDIHREIDFIADLPTQIKVSASRPPSRTMLDSMKEEARSSRELAKELLNFLPQNQSCLTNMPPQAFEELWQVFGQMVLALLQRRSNASVDMPPSVSQADFANWLYELYEGTQKQTEQTSSGSTKKRDFATSTECMDAGTDPIIESPNISHGGHVTPIRLPSKPKERKRKSKKRKASTIPKSIAKRSCLEMETVHLETSKTLEVEREQMPETAIQFLSNLETFNMANCDNLEMELDEEELFLLQLTSNAEKKDNEETCRAQATEDLESPAQNSKFLLSENKNQNHLPAVQKETDSSLKEYDEEPDKIEEIEELLHKRTFEIKENTGSLTKVAPNKDISSYPFSLAEDRIDSSSEPNEIEVNASEDSESHLDKGVSNSERDSINNLDGTVMELIPFKEPKSFFSKKNGEMLPTSIMGLFGSDSDMESESSVEQMASELSDSEEFDDNEEECISADEPSNTKNRKNNSLFGSESESEENEERGMEAAITEAEEKLGEKESEQKSSAAVPPESYEEPLLAKADLLTIKQPLIVDNPDPIVKSLNNAQHTSSCATPNSTDESEDEQGLVIDEQISTRQPEEPPSPVPVAAKRRRTQSEMKTSSPSAEVRLTRQRAKQLLVEQKTGPEKGISLVEQIRNQLKQAITRSEPLRTDSTPNLKPLEHEELKPTQPDVNLEPLKLSCTFSEESPASPASESMDELDHQPIEIPLEQATCTREDDQPMSIVQHVLKMDKGLDQLKKANRKTLGKSQPQLCASIGKYLQESMQLESSCSDLALEIYKVTKSEAVIVNALITVICKIGVDDGPVERLLNALKYLNFSQRFLAELEERLFRNPKERPATELALNYVRLYLKAAALQATMSAGCAHPVRLLLAKILYKFDRDMPPLVLEVLRHFPTVLPHREQREYDNSDALITVIKHLLMSRQYDMVDPNGAERLLLSKLRFEYHFQPFEPTKQQVLENLVGKLKAGREEELGYAFALFCRQSPHLKVVESVVAEHLMPLATSYCDLAAQNKSYDARLVLLLHCISLVLKPLPLDTDISAFVGFLKRLLVAVPRSEVQLAAVQASLRLQRFGFKYTLDALKDYRPNYELDPLTRAMLRCFAERRRHFRHVAATGKASRD from the exons ATGAATTTGGACGAGTTCTCGGACTTCAATATAGATCAACTTCTGGGCCCAACCGGCCCGTTGCAAGATGGCCTGGTGGCGCCGTACAAGCAGGTACCGCTGCCCAGGATCAACCAAGATGTGCGCGCCAAGCGAAGCCGGCTGGCCGAGCGGATTGCCCAGAACGACGAGCTGATCCGCCAGGTGAAACAGCTCCAGGCCCAAAACAAACAGCTGGCGGACCTGCAGCGCACCGCCCAAGAGGTGACGGATCTGTACCAGAAGGAAAAACAGCAGAGGAGCGAGCTGGAGAAGCGCGCCAAGCAGATCGGCGAGCGATGCGGGCAGCTGGAAAAGGAGTTGGACGCACAGGTTGGGAACTGCGAAAATCTGCAGGAGCAGCTACAGATGCGAGGACTGCCCGTGGATGCGAAGGATGTGCTGTCCATACTCATGCAGCTGGCCCAGCGACTGGGCGACGATTGTGGGCTCTTGCGGCGTGATCAGAACATCATGAAGAAGCTAAAGGAGCACTGCAAAACGATAGACGTAAGTGTGCCCACGCCAAAGAGTCCCAATCCGCGGAACAAACGAAAAGGCCATCAGCCCGGAGTCAACCAGTCCACGCAAACCGACGAGGAAGCCGCCAAGGTCAAGCCCGTACTTTGTTCCGTTGCTGTGCAGGTGGAGGGTCTGATAGAGACCCGCAACCAGGGCACGCAGCACAAGAACACTACCACCACCCGGGGAACCACTACAGCCTCCTTCATTAAACATCAGGATGTGGGCACCTGCTTTCCCGAGCCCAAGCCCCTGCCAAATATCCGGCAGATACTTGATGAAATGCTGTCGTGGCGGGCTGATATTGTTATTGAACCCATGAGTCCGCTGAGCGATCTGCAGCAGGAGTTAGAGTTGGAGGACATACCAGTCAAAGCAAGTGTGGCGACCTGCACCACTCTGTGTGATATACACCGCGAGATTGACTTCATTGCCGACCTGCCGACACAAATCAAGGTGTCCGCCTCGAGGCCGCCCTCACGAACAATGCTGGATAGTATGAAGGAGGAGGCCAGGTCCTCCAGGGAGCTCGCCAAGGAGTtgctcaactttctacctcAAAACCAAAGCTGCCTGACCAATATGCCGCCGCAGGCCTTCGAGGAGCTGTGGCAGGTGTTTGGCCAAATGGTGCTAGCCCTGCTGCAGAGGCGCTCCAATGCGTCCGTTGATATGCCACCCAGCGTCAGCCAGGCGGATTTCGCCAACTGGTTGTATGAGCTCTATGAGGGCACTCAGAAACAGACGGAGCAGACCTCCAGCGGAAGCACCAAAAAGAGAG ATTTCGCCACTAGCACTGAGTGCATGGATGCTGGAACGGATCCCATCATTGAGTCGCCAAACATCAGCCACGGAGGACATGTAACTCCAATTCGCCTGCCCTCCAAGCCCAAAGAACGAAAGCGGAAATCCAAGAAGCGCAAAGCGTCTACTATACCGAAGTCGATAGCCAAGCGAAGCTGTCTGGAGATGGAGACAGTACATCTGGAAACAAGTAAAACATTAGAAGTAGAGCGTGAACAAATGCCGGAAACGGCAATCCAATTCTTAAGCAATTTGGAAACTTTTAACATGGCCAACTGTGATAATCTCGAAATGGAACTGGACGAGGAAGAACTTTTTTTGCTTCAGTTGACGTCCAACGCGGAAAAGAAAGACAATGAAGAAACTTGTAGGGCCCAGGCTACTGAAGACTTGGAAAGCCCTGCGCAGAATTCTAAATTCCTGCTGTCAGAAAATAAGAATCAAAATCATTTGCCTGCAGTCCAAAAAGAAACAGATTCGTCTTTAAAAGAATATGACGAGGAACCTGATAAAATTGAGGAAATTGAAGAGCTGTTGCATAAGAGAACATTTGAGATAAAAGAAAATACTGGGAGCTTAACAAAAGTGGCTCCAAATAAAGATATTTCATCCTATCCATTTTCTTTGGCAGAGGATAGAATAGACTCCTCAAGTGAACCAAACGAAATTGAGGTAAATGCTTCAGAAGACTCCGAATCACACTTGGATAAAGGTGTTTCAAATTCGGAGAGAGATTCAATTAACAACCTGGATGGAACAGTCATGGAGTTGATACCCTTCAAAGAGCCCAAAAGCTTTTTCAGCAAAAAGAATGGCGAAATGTTACCGACTTCAATAATGGGTCTATTCGGTAGTGATTCAGATATGGAATCCGAATCCAGTGTAGAGCAGATGGCTTCCGAGCTAAGTGATTCGGAAGAATTTGATGATAACGAAGAGGAGTGCATATCTGCAGATGAGCCAAGCAacaccaaaaaccgaaaaaataaTTCCTTGTTCGGCAGCGAATCAGAATCGGAAGAAAACGAGGAACGTGGGATGGAAGCTGCTATTACCGAAGCAGAAGAAAAGCTAGGAGAGAAGGAATCAGAACAGAAGTCATCGGCTGCGGTTCCCCCAGAATCATATGAAGAACCCTTATTAGCTAAAGCGGATTTACTAACCATTAAGCAGCCTTTGATCGTTGATAATCCGGATCCAATAGTTAAATCTTTAAACAATGCGCAGCACACAAGTAGTTGTGCCACGCCAAACTCCACAGATGAATCCGAAGATGAGCAAGGTCTAGTTATCGACGAACAAATCTCCACTAGGCAGCCTGAGGAACCACCTTCGCCCGTTCCCGTAGCCGCAAAACGAAGGAGAACGCAAAGTGAGATGAAAACCTCTTCGCCCTCGGCGGAAGTTCGTTTGACTCGTCAGAGAGCGAAGCAACTCCTAGTTGAACAGAAAACCGGTCCAGAAAAGGGTATTTCGCTCGTAGAACAAATAAGGAATCAGCTTAAGCAAGCAATTACTAGATCGGAGCCTTTGAGAACGGATTCGACTCCTAATTTGAAACCACTAGAGCACGAAGAGCTGAAACCCACGCAGCCAGATGTAAATCTAGAGCCTTTAAAGCTGTCCTGTACATTTAGCGAAGAGTCGCCAGCCTCCCCAGCTTCGGAGTCAATGGACGAGCTTGACCATCAGCCCATCGAAATCCCTCTGGAGCAAGCTACTTGCACTCGGGAAGATGACCAACCCATGTCGATCGTACAACATGTGCTTAAGATGGACAAGGGTCTGGACCAGCTTAAGAAAGCGAATAGGAAAACTTTGGGAAAGTCGCAACCCCAATTGTGCGCCTCAATAGGCAAATATCTTCAGGAGAGCATGCAGCTGGAATCCAGCTGCAGTGACTTGGCCTTGGAGATCTACAAGGTGACCAAGAGTGAGGCTGTAATCGTGAATGCTTTGATAACAGTAATCTGCAAGATCGGCGTGGATGATGGTCCAGTGGAACGTCTACTGAATGCATTGAAGTATTTGAACTTCTCGCAGAGATTTTTGGCTGAACTGGAGGAGCGACTATTCCGCAACCCCAAAGAGCGACCAGCCACCGAGCTGGCTCTCAACTACGTCCGGCTCTACTTGAAGGCAGCTGCTCTACAGGCGACCATGTCAGCCGGGTGTGCGCATCCGGTGCGACTACTGTTGGCCAAGATTCTGTATAAATTCGACCGGGATATGCCGCCGCTAGTGCTGGAGGTGCTGCGTCATTTTCCCACTGTGCTTCCCCACCGCGAGCAGCGGGAGTACGACAACTCGGATGCCCTGATCACAGTAATCAAGCACCTGTTGATGAGCCGGCAGTACGACATGGTGGATCCGAACGGCGCCGAACGACTGCTGCTATCCAAGCTGCGCTTTGAATACCACTTCCAGCCATTTGAGCCCACCAAACAGCAGGTGTTGGAAAACCTGGTGGGGAAGCTGAAGGCCGGCCGTGAGGAGGAGCTGGGTTACGCCTTTGCGCTCTTCTGCCGCCAATCGCCGCATCTCAAAGTGGTAGAGAGCGTGGTGGCGGAACACCTGATGCCGCTCGCCACCAGTTACTGTGATCTCGCTGCTCAAAATAAGTCGTACGATGCCCGgcttgtgctgctgctccactgcATCTCTTTGGTTCTGAAACCACTGCCCCTGGATACAGATATCTCCGCCTTCGTGGGCTTCCTGAAGCGCCTTCTCGTGGCAGTGCCACGATCTGAAGTTCAACTGGCGGCCGTGCAGGCCAGCCTACGTCTGCAGAGATTCGGATTCAAGTACACTCTTGATGCCCTGAAGGACTACAGGCCCAACTATGAGCTCGACCCGTTAACGCGGGCCATGCTTCGATGCTTTGCGGAACGAAGGAGGCACTTTCGTCACGTAGCGGCCACTGGGAAGGCGTCGAGAGATTAG
- the LOC122615129 gene encoding myosin-9, with protein MFANLKNKLIEEVKASPSKFQQFANAAQAAVSSSSSTTPNSETNTSNNENFFSITEEDTPQNSPYRIQKLPATSASALRGRSTQSLNGSTNRSRKLSNSSMASDVSFRLPTYEAPAVYHLQSDLDETSSEFDDSASTARLDVITKDQLYDAYKKSLDRYHKYRCRYTDLAKKYKELERDSSKARSVLVETQDKALRRISELREQCTLEQQAKAHLEEALRVEMDDMSCKMQAYQTKLQLLGENPENITAALERSGHQLETEQLIDLEESAGKSPPSANGSSSVPDLQRLLKEREEQLMTEKDDALRKQEEENFLLLAQTKQAIHTELELKDTEVRQLQEKLKQLESQRESHNNEAKEQLKKLQATKQEVDAKLMATEHLLNTLKGSYATKEQQVATLEAQLETIKMENEQKIKELQQQNEDRNNQASDLSEQLKKLQAAVQDAESQLLSKDQLLESLRSEHADKEKQLKDLEEQLGKLKQENENILDKLRENKESNDSQTNEAQDQQKKLQAAKDEAESKLLATEDILHSVRNDYKAQEEQVAKLEDKLKTLTKENEVNLEKLRHINEQREAQSTDSQEKINELRAAKDEAEAKLLSTELSLNALQAALSAKEEQAASLEQSLNALKTESEHSLQDLRLHNDQLLEIVQRHQQNDWEAQLGQAREELAAIQSQRELHALELEKSLEMERESVAALSSEKVSQEEQHRLKLEQLQREIQILQDQHANSESETVAALKVQLEALSQDLATSQASLLAKEKELKASGNKLNKVKKQHEQHQAKSSEQNARLEALQNELADRLSHSRQVESEKEELQARVTGILEEIGTMQTQMQQVQDSHSELEREKRKLESRIESLQQEQVDSSAQDERTSAKLEEIQSENTKLAERNCLLEEQTNHLESQLQAKQDEIGKIQVKLQQVLDEHSKLQNAQELMDHDHRTLQDKCDAYEKDKLLTKDTLDCLQSASEELQRVKANLDRDLEEQQQQLLELRERQREQEQQLKDQAERCAELEAQNTESETQLQATISNLREQLDAYKQTEQGIQEKLQATNSSYTTQIATLEARWSAANSDVERLHEANDALQLEMEQLKIKHGQEREEVKESIAQKNRQVVELQEAMAIRDRQLQEKVEASDKLAKFDEILIENEYLNKHTKQLEAELAESAELKDKLKSLQCELYVLQEKAEQHAVQMSEKETQSATATAEVSELKKAIEEQAVELTRQKEHASFVTEQSDAVHKDLLQAQQQLHDKEIELTKSHDEQASLEAAVESLKQEVTSLKDWSSSSDSDGLRSLNERLQRELEDLKHKSAGAESNMQQEIEELQANNQQMAERINELETLRAGIQAQQLLASMAPKNVQEAAAADEKAELETKLKEIMNEVQDVTNRNLFLEQKCENFLILEQSNERLKLQNAKLSRQLDETLVSMQHSEAVPANTEFEYLRNIMFQYLTGNTNNETLVKVISAVLKFSPQQAQVALEKEHQRRSLLNKLI; from the exons atgtttgccaaccTGAAGAACAAGCTGATCGAGGAGGTGAAGGCGTCGCCATCGAAGTTCCAGCAATTTGCGAATGCTGCACAG GCCGCCGTGAGCTCATCGTCGAGCACAACACCCAATTCGGAAACGaacaccagcaacaatgaGAACTTCTTCAGCATCACGGAGGAGG ACACGCCTCAGAACTCGCCTTATCGCATCCAAAAGCTGCCGGCCACAAGTGCATCCGCGCTGCGCGGACGCTCGACCCAATCCCTAAACGGCTCCACCAACAGGTCGCGCAAGCTCTCCAACTCGTCCATGGCCAGCGACGTGTCCTTCCGCCTGCCCACCTATGAAGCGCCAGCC GTGTACCACTTGCAATCGGATCTGGACGAGACGAGCAGCGAGTTCGACGACTCCGCCTCAACAGCCCGGCTGGATGTGATCACCAAGGACCAGCTGTACGATGCGTACAAGAAGTCTCTTGATCGTTACCACAAGTACCGCTGTCGGTACACGGATCTGGCCAAAAAGTACAAGGAACTGGAACGTGACAGCTCTAAGGCGCGG TCTGTGCTGGTGGAAACGCAAGACAAGGCGCTGCGCCGGATCAGCGAGCTGAGGGAGCAGTGCACACTGGAGCAGCAGGCCAAGGCGCATTTGGAGGAGGCACTGCGCGTTGAGATGGACGACATGAGCTGCAAAATGCAGGCTTACCAAACAAAGCTCCAGTTGCTGGGTGAAAATCCTGAGAATATTACGGCGGCTTTGGAGCGAAGCGGCCACCAACTGGAGACGGAGCAGCTCATCGACCTGGAGGAGTCGGCCGGAAAGTCGCCGCCGTCCGCCAATGGTAGCTCCAGTGTGCCTGACTTACAGAGATTACTTAAAGAGCGAGAGGAGCAGCTTATGACCGAAAAAGACGACGCTTTGCGcaagcaggaggaggagaacTTTCTGCTTTTGGCCCAGACAAAGCAGGCCATCCATACGGAACTGGAACTGAAGGACACCGAGGTGCGTCAGCTTCAGGAGAAACTCAAGCAGTTGGAATCTCAACGAGAGTCCCACAACAACGAAGCCAAGGAGCAGCTTAAAAAGCTCCAGGCCACGAAGCAGGAAGTCGATGCCAAACTTATGGCTACAGAGCACCTGCTGAACACGCTGAAAGGAAGCTATGCGACCAAGGAGCAACAGGTGGCCACACTCGAAGCGCAACTGGAAACCatcaaaatggaaaacgagcagaaaataaaagaactgcagcaacaaaacGAGGATAGAAATAACCAAGCAAGCGATTTAAGTGAGCAACTGAAGAAGCTTCAAGCAGCCGTTCAAGATGCGGAGTCTCAGCTTCTGTCCAAGGATCAGCTTTTGGAATCTCTCCGAAGCGAACACGCAGACAAGGAGAAGCAGCTGAAGGATCTGGAAGAGCAGTTGggtaaattaaaacaagaaaacgaaaatatcTTGGATAAACTGCGCGAAAACAAGGAAAGTAACGATTCTCAAACTAACGAGGCACAGGATCAGCAAAAGAAACTACAAGCAGCCAAGGACGAAGCCGAGTCGAAGCTTTTGGCCACGGAAGACATTTTGCACTCTGTCAGGAATGATTACAAAGCACAGGAGGAGCAAGTCGCTAAGTTGGAGGACAAACTGAAAACACTTACCAAGGAAAACGAAGTGAATCTGGAAAAATTGCGCCACATTAATGAACAACGCGAAGCTCAAAGTACTGATTCTCAGGAAAAGATAAATGAACTACGTGCAGCTAAGGACGAAGCCGAAGCCAAACTTCTTTCCACAGAACTCAGTCTCAACGCACTTCAGGCCGCACTTTCAGCCAAAGAAGAACAAGCCGCGTCCTTGGAGCAGAGTTTGAATGCGCTTAAAACCGAAAGTGAGCACAGTCTGCAGGACCTGCGCCTGCACAATGATCAGTTGCTTGAGATTGTCCAGCGGCATCAACAAAACGACTGGGAGGCTCAGCTCGGTCAGGCAAGAGAAGAATTGGCAGCTATTCAATCGCAACGGGAGCTACATGCTCTCGAGCTCGAGAAGAGTCTGGAAATGGAGCGCGAGTCTGTGGCCGCATTAAGTTCCGAGAAAGTCTCCCAGGAGGAACAGCATAGGCTTAAGCTGGAACAGCTACAGCGAGAGATTCAAATACTGCAGGATCAGCACGCGAACTCGGAGAGCGAAACTGTGGCTGCTCTAAAAGTGCAGTTGGAGGCTCTTAGCCAGGACTTGGCCACCAGCCAGGCCAGTCTATTGGCCAAGGAAAAGGAACTCAAAGCCAGCGGCAACAAGTTAAACAAGGTAAAGAAGCAACACGAGCAGCACCAGGCGAAATCAAGCGAGCAAAACGCTCGTCTCGAAGCTCTGCAAAATGAGTTGGCCGATCGATTGAGTCACTCCCGCCAGGTAGAGAGCGAGAAGGAGGAGTTGCAGGCACGCGTCACCGGAATTCTTGAGGAGATTGGCACCATGCAGACGCAAATGCAACAGGTGCAGGACTCACACAGCGAACTGGAACGGGAAAAGCGCAAACTGGAATCCCGCATCGAGTcactgcagcaggagcaagtGGACAGCAGTGCCCAGGACGAAAGAACCTCAGCTAAGCTGGAGGAGATCCAGAGCGAAAACACCAAGCTGGCCGAACGCAACTGtctgctggaggagcagaCGAATCATTTGGAGTCCCAACTACAAGCGAAACAAGACGAGATCGGCAAGATTCAGGTGAAGTTGCAACAGGTTCTGGACGAGCACTCGAAGCTGCAAAATGCCCAGGAACTAATGGATCATGACCATCGGACGCTGCAGGATAAATGCGATGCCTACGAGAAGGATAAGCTGCTGACCAAAGATACTCTGGACTGCCTGCAGTCGGCCAGTGAGGAACTGCAGCGGGTTAAGGCCAATTTAGATCGAGATCTggaagagcagcaacaacaactgctaGAGCTAAGAGAACGACAAAgggaacaggagcagcagctgaaagACCAGGCCGAGCGATGCGCGGAATTGGAGGCCCAAAACACAGAAAGTGAGACCCAGCTGCAGGCCACGATCAGCAATCTTCGCGAGCAACTTGACGCTTATAAGCAGACAGAACAGGGCATCCAGGAGAAGTTGCAAGCCACCAATTCGTCCTACACTACGCAAATTGCCACATTAGAAGCTCGCTGGAGCGCCGCCAATTCCGACGTTGAGCGTCTTCACGAAGCCAATGATGCCCTGCAGCTGGAGATGGAACAGTTGAAGATTAAGCACGGCCAGGAACGCGAGGAAGTGAAGGAGTCCATAGCCCAGAAAAATCGACAGGTGGTGGAGCTCCAAGAAGCCATGGCTATAAGGGATCGTCAGTTGCAGGAGAAGGTGGAGGCCTCTGACAAATTGGCTAAATTCGATGAGATCCTGATCGAGAACGAGTATTTGAATAAGCACACCAAGCAACTGGAGGCGGAGTTGGCTGAAAGTGCAGAGCTTAAGGATAAACTGAAATCCCTGCAATGTGAATTGTACGTTCTGCAAGAAAAGGCCGAGCAGCATGCCGTCCAAATGTCCGAAAAGGAAACGCAGAGTGCGACGGCAACGGCAGAGGTGTCCGAACTGAAAAAGGCCATCGAGGAACAGGCGGTAGAGTTGACCCGCCAGAAGGAGCACGCAAGCTTTGTCACCGAGCAGAGTGATGCGGTCCACAAGGATCTTCTTCAagcccagcagcaactccaCGATAAGGAAATCGAACTAACAAAGAGCCATGATGAACAGGCCAGTCTGGAGGCTGCAGTCGAAAGCCTAAAGCAAGAGGTAACTAGTCTTAAGGACtggtcctcctcctcggacTCCGACGGCCTGCGCAGCCTCAACGAGCGACTGCAGCGGGAACTGGAGGATCTTAAGCACAAGAGCGCTGGTGCGGAGTCCAATATGCAGCAGGAGATCGAGGAGCTGCAGGCTAACAACCAACAGATGGCAGAGCGCATCAACGAGCTGGAAACTCTGCGAGCCGGCATCCAAGCCCAGCAACTCCTCGCCAGCATGGCGCCCAAAAACGTCCAGGAGGCGGCCGCTGCTGACGAAAAGGCTGAACTGGAGACTAAACTCAAAGAGATTATGAACGAGGTGCAGGACGTGACGAATCGGAACCTGTTCTTGGagcaaaaatgtgaaaacttTCTGATACTCGAACAGTCCAACGAGCGACTTAAGCTGCAGAATGCGAAACTCTCGCGGCAACTGGATGAAACCCTG GTATCCATGCAACACAGCGAGGCTGTTCCGGCTAACACGGAATTCGAATACTTGCGCAACATCATGTTCCAG TACCTAACTGGGAACACGAACAACGAGACGCTTGTCAAGGTGATATCGGCAGTGCTCAAATTCTCGCCGCAGCAGGCCCAAGTTGCCCTGGAAAAGGAGCATCAGCGGAGATCTCTG CTGAACAAACTGATCTAG